ATGGCTCATTTGTTTTTAGTACCTTGACGTTATAAGAGAAAAATTTAAAAAATGACTGAACATAAAGCTTTACAGGTTTTAGTTGTGGGTTGCGGCAACATGGGCACCTCGCACGCTTTTGCTTACCACATGCTGGATGGTTTCGAAATTTGCGGCATTGTTTCTACGGGCAAGAGCAAAGAAGTTTTAAATCAAAAACTAGGAGGCGGTTATCCTTTATTCTCGGATTACCCCCAAGCCTTAGCCGCTACCCAACCGGACGCAGTTTGCATTTCTACTTACCCCGATACCCACGAACAATTTGCTATTCAGGCATTGGAACAAGGCTGCCACGTGTTCCTGGAGAAACCCATTGCCGATTCGGTAGCGGGAGCGGAACGCGTAGCGGCCGCCGCCGAAAAAGCCGGTAAAAAAGTAGTGGTAGGTTATATTCTGCGGCACCATCCGTCCTGGATTCAGTTTGTAGCGCTAGCGGGGCAGTTAGGAAAACCTTTGGTAATGCGCATGAATTTAAATCAGCAAAGCCACGGTGCCGCCTGGGCCGTTCACCGTAACTTAATGAAAAGCTTAAGCCCTATCGTGGATTGCGGCGTGCATTACATTGACGTGATGTGCCAGATGACCCGTTCGAAACCGGTGCAAGTAAGCGCCATTGGCGCCCGCTTAACCGAGGATATACCCGTAGGAAATTACAATTACGGCCAGTTACAGATTCGTTTTGAAGATGGTTCGGTAGGTTGGTACGAAGCCGGTTGGGGACCTATGATCAGCGAAACGGCATTTTTTGTGAAAGACGTAATTGGGCCCAAAGGGGCTGTATCCATTG
The sequence above is a segment of the Adhaeribacter swui genome. Coding sequences within it:
- a CDS encoding Gfo/Idh/MocA family protein, with protein sequence MTEHKALQVLVVGCGNMGTSHAFAYHMLDGFEICGIVSTGKSKEVLNQKLGGGYPLFSDYPQALAATQPDAVCISTYPDTHEQFAIQALEQGCHVFLEKPIADSVAGAERVAAAAEKAGKKVVVGYILRHHPSWIQFVALAGQLGKPLVMRMNLNQQSHGAAWAVHRNLMKSLSPIVDCGVHYIDVMCQMTRSKPVQVSAIGARLTEDIPVGNYNYGQLQIRFEDGSVGWYEAGWGPMISETAFFVKDVIGPKGAVSIVAKDAGSTGKSDSVEAHTKTEWLRFHRAELNANEELAREDEWISMEDEPDHQELCNREQLYFLKAIRENLDLTDHVADAVNSLRIAFACDESVRTGQVVSLQ